From a single Larus michahellis chromosome 18, bLarMic1.1, whole genome shotgun sequence genomic region:
- the LOC141732520 gene encoding von Willebrand factor A domain-containing protein 5A-like isoform X7 — MWHQSFGLLGKSYAHDTTGSFFLGKWLRVPLYPVSLCSAVVDVAIQDYVADVAAELIYQNKSQTSTEVLFVFPLGPHMAIYSFQARSEDAKVHAVLQDEVQQPHEATGGWENLEYLRDQSEYPGEAFACFLGTLSPGREVVVTLRYVQELPREPDGAARFVLSPTLNPYGTLYVWNCRTSKLHYSLLLTASLQSPRGVVDVQANFALTPLIYTAQDHSTAQVSLAGSPQCHHDLELLVYYGDPTAVSAVVEKGDPEAPPGSLLGDPMVLVTLAPSIPEAVPGQRQSGEFIFLLNTTFLEHAQDSLLFLLKSLPLGCYFNIYCYEETSVGIYSQSVEYTQDNLTEAMRRIPSTGSSLGDSNLLETLRSVYNTPRPHRHPRQLFIFMAGLPPDVEAIAAEVCRHRNSHRCFSFCFSEDSAALAMALAKETGGEAAYVSSDNRRSFVVLKCLKQALKPAAEGVSLSWTLPRGLEVEVLGGTPQSIFQGQHNLLYAQIHGQAQDTTVAKGVMTLQYSLDGQDVTYTIEFPLCPQGDGRLAGHRLAARCLMKRLLPESVSGSGEEPRHRAVEISLTSGIICPFTSYVGVRTPQRVTWYQRPLALLPPRQSLIPCQIVELRGSRISSCYPKSIWVPPGWLTAVRASWLALRQLTHDIAALPQRRACSKACKPPPPLFSSLKYVDPMEFGLCSSTLWRWCPEAAAKCQELVALQNADGSWALSSGLASVLEVDEDEIKGKMPDEVMEPSIWATVMAVTWLHRHDEYYQDLCELLEAKAVTWLCSQAVSQLDKCLETANTLLGSSVKPSVFRL; from the exons ATGTGGCATCAGAGCTTTGGACTTCTAGGAAAATCCTACGCCCATGACA CAACAGGATCCTTTTTCCTGGGGAAGTGGCTCCGCGTACCCCTGTACCCAGTATCTCTGTGCAGTGCTGTTGTAGATGTTGCTATCCAGGATTATGTGGCTGATGTGGCTGCCGAACTTATCTACCAGAATAAGAGTCAGACCTCCACGGAAGTCCTCTTCGTCTTCCCCCTGGGCCCTCACATGGCCATCTACTCCTTCCAGGCCCGCAGTGAGGACGCCAAGGTCCACGCTGTGCTGCAAGATGAG gTCCAGCAGCCGCACGAGGCTACAGGGGGCTGGGAGAATCTGGAATACCTTCGGGATCAGTCTGAGTATCCAGGCGAGGCATTTGCCTGCTTCCTGGGCACCCTGTCCCCTGGCAGGGAGGTGGTCGTGACCTTGCGCTACGTCCAAGAGCTGCCACGGGAGCCAGATGGAGCAGCCCGTTTTGTGCTGTCACCCACACTGAATCCCTACGGAACACTCTATG TCTGGAATTGTCGCACTAGCAAGCTGCACTACAGCCTGCTGCTCACCGCTAGCCTACAGTCACCCCGTGGAGTGGTCGATGTCCAGGCCAACTTTGCCCTCACCCCTTTGATCTACACTGCCCAGGACCACAGCACTGCACAG GTCTCACTGGCTGGCAGCCCCCAATGTCATCATGATTTGGAGCTGCTGGTATATTATGGAGACCCCACTGCAGTCAGTGCTGTGGTGGAGAAGGGAGACCCTGAGGCCCCTCCAG gctccctccttGGTGACCCCATGGTGTTGGTGACGCTGGCACCCAGCATCCCTGAGGCAGTGCCTGGGCAGCGCCAGTCTGGAGAGTTCATCTTCCTCCTGAACACCACATTCCTCGAGCATGCACAG gactccctgctcttccttctcaaaAGCCTGCCCCTGGGCTGCTACTTCAACATCTACTGCTATGAAGAAACCTCTGTGGGCATCTACTC GCAAAGTGTCGAATATACTCAGGACAACCTGACCGAGGCCATGCGGCGCATCCCCTCCACCGGCTCCAGTCTGGGTGACTCCAATCTGCTGGAAACCCTCCGCTCAGTCTACAATACCCCTCGTCCCCACCGCCATCCACGACAG CTCTTCATCTTTATGGCTGGGCTACCCCCTGATGTGGAAGCCATTGCAGCTGAGGTCTGCCGTCACCGCAACAGCCACCG gtgtttctccttctgcttctctgagGACAGCGCTGCCCTGGCTATGGCCCTGGCCAAGGAGACAGGGGGTGAAGCTGCCTACGTCTCCTCTGACAACAGGAGGAGCTTTGTG GTGCTGAAGTGCCTGAAGCAGGCCCTCAAGCCAGCAGCTGAGGGAGTCTCTCTGAGCTGGACCCTGCCCCGCGGCCTGGAGGTTGAGGTGCTGGGGGGCACTCCTCAATCCATCTTCCAGGGTCAACACAACCTCCTCTATGCCCAGATCCATGGACAGGCACAG GATACAACAGTGGCCAAAGGGGTCATGACCTTGCAGTACAGCCTGGATGGCCAAGATGTCACTTACACCATTGAATTCCCCCTGTGCCCACAGGGAGATGGCCG gctggctgggcatcGTCTGGCTGCGAGGTGCTTGATGAAGAGGTTGTTGCCAGAGTCTGTGAGTGGGTCAGGGGAGGAACCAAGACATCGTGCAGTTGAGATCAGCCTCACTTCAGGGATCATCTGCCCCTTTACCAGCTATGTGGGGGTTCGCACACCACAGAGGGTCACCTGGTACCAAA GGCCCCTGGCACTGTTGCCACCCCGCCAGTCACTCATCCCCTGCCAGATCGTTGAACTTCGTGGCTCCAGGATCTCTTCCTGCTATCCTAAGAGCATCTGGGTCCCACCTGGCTGGCTGACAGCGGTGCGTGCATCATGGCTTGCCCTCCGTCAACTTACCCATGACATTGCTGCCCTGCCCCAGAGGAGAGCTTGCTCAAAAG CATgtaaaccaccaccaccacttttttcttctctcaagtaTGTGGATCCCATGGAATTTGGTTTGTGCTCTTCAACTTTGTGGCGATGGTGCCCTGAAGCCGCTGCCAAGTGTCAGGAGCTGGTGGCCCTGCAGAATGCAGATGGCTCCTGGGCCCTCAGCTCAGGACTGGCCTCTGTGCTAGAAGTTGATGAGGATGAAATCAAGGGAAAGATGCCTGATGAG GTCATGGAGCCAAGCATCTGGGCCACAGTGATGGCTGTGACGTGGCTACACAGACATGACGAGTATTACCAAGACCTCTGTGAGCTGCTGGAGGCCAAGGCTGTGACCTGGCTGTGCAGCCAAGCTG TGTCTCAGCTGGACAAGTGCCTGGAGACAGCCAACACCCTCCTTGGGAGCAGCGTGAAGCCAAGTGTTTTCAGGCTCTGA
- the LOC141732520 gene encoding von Willebrand factor A domain-containing protein 5A-like isoform X10 has product MLGVESRPLQCRDTPGDNPVLMNRDSGPLGLLWLYMKNLLVCRSPEMWHQSFGLLGKSYAHDTTGSFFLGKWLRVPLYPVSLCSAVVDVAIQDYVADVAAELIYQNKSQTSTEVLFVFPLGPHMAIYSFQARSEDAKVHAVLQDEVQQPHEATGGWENLEYLRDQSEYPGEAFACFLGTLSPGREVVVTLRYVQELPREPDGAARFVLSPTLNPYGTLYVWNCRTSKLHYSLLLTASLQSPRGVVDVQANFALTPLIYTAQDHSTAQVSLAGSPQCHHDLELLVYYGDPTAVSAVVEKGDPEAPPGSLLGDPMVLVTLAPSIPEAVPGQRQSGEFIFLLNTTFLEHAQDSLLFLLKSLPLGCYFNIYCYEETSVGIYSQSVEYTQDNLTEAMRRIPSTGSSLGDSNLLETLRSVYNTPRPHRHPRQVLKCLKQALKPAAEGVSLSWTLPRGLEVEVLGGTPQSIFQGQHNLLYAQIHGQAQDTTVAKGVMTLQYSLDGQDVTYTIEFPLCPQGDGRLAGHRLAARCLMKRLLPESVSGSGEEPRHRAVEISLTSGIICPFTSYVGVRTPQRVTWYQRPLALLPPRQSLIPCQIVELRGSRISSCYPKSIWVPPGWLTAVRASWLALRQLTHDIAALPQRRACSKACKPPPPLFSSLKYVDPMEFGLCSSTLWRWCPEAAAKCQELVALQNADGSWALSSGLASVLEVDEDEIKGKMPDEVMEPSIWATVMAVTWLHRHDEYYQDLCELLEAKAVTWLCSQAVSQLDKCLETANTLLGSSVKPSVFRL; this is encoded by the exons ATGCTGGGGGTGGAGTCCAGACCTCTTCAATGCAGAGATACTCCTGGTGACAACCCAGTGCTCATGAACAGGGATTCTGGACCCCTGGGTTTGCTTTGGCTATACATG AAGAACCTTCTTGTCTGCAGGTCTCCAGAAATGTGGCATCAGAGCTTTGGACTTCTAGGAAAATCCTACGCCCATGACA CAACAGGATCCTTTTTCCTGGGGAAGTGGCTCCGCGTACCCCTGTACCCAGTATCTCTGTGCAGTGCTGTTGTAGATGTTGCTATCCAGGATTATGTGGCTGATGTGGCTGCCGAACTTATCTACCAGAATAAGAGTCAGACCTCCACGGAAGTCCTCTTCGTCTTCCCCCTGGGCCCTCACATGGCCATCTACTCCTTCCAGGCCCGCAGTGAGGACGCCAAGGTCCACGCTGTGCTGCAAGATGAG gTCCAGCAGCCGCACGAGGCTACAGGGGGCTGGGAGAATCTGGAATACCTTCGGGATCAGTCTGAGTATCCAGGCGAGGCATTTGCCTGCTTCCTGGGCACCCTGTCCCCTGGCAGGGAGGTGGTCGTGACCTTGCGCTACGTCCAAGAGCTGCCACGGGAGCCAGATGGAGCAGCCCGTTTTGTGCTGTCACCCACACTGAATCCCTACGGAACACTCTATG TCTGGAATTGTCGCACTAGCAAGCTGCACTACAGCCTGCTGCTCACCGCTAGCCTACAGTCACCCCGTGGAGTGGTCGATGTCCAGGCCAACTTTGCCCTCACCCCTTTGATCTACACTGCCCAGGACCACAGCACTGCACAG GTCTCACTGGCTGGCAGCCCCCAATGTCATCATGATTTGGAGCTGCTGGTATATTATGGAGACCCCACTGCAGTCAGTGCTGTGGTGGAGAAGGGAGACCCTGAGGCCCCTCCAG gctccctccttGGTGACCCCATGGTGTTGGTGACGCTGGCACCCAGCATCCCTGAGGCAGTGCCTGGGCAGCGCCAGTCTGGAGAGTTCATCTTCCTCCTGAACACCACATTCCTCGAGCATGCACAG gactccctgctcttccttctcaaaAGCCTGCCCCTGGGCTGCTACTTCAACATCTACTGCTATGAAGAAACCTCTGTGGGCATCTACTC GCAAAGTGTCGAATATACTCAGGACAACCTGACCGAGGCCATGCGGCGCATCCCCTCCACCGGCTCCAGTCTGGGTGACTCCAATCTGCTGGAAACCCTCCGCTCAGTCTACAATACCCCTCGTCCCCACCGCCATCCACGACAG GTGCTGAAGTGCCTGAAGCAGGCCCTCAAGCCAGCAGCTGAGGGAGTCTCTCTGAGCTGGACCCTGCCCCGCGGCCTGGAGGTTGAGGTGCTGGGGGGCACTCCTCAATCCATCTTCCAGGGTCAACACAACCTCCTCTATGCCCAGATCCATGGACAGGCACAG GATACAACAGTGGCCAAAGGGGTCATGACCTTGCAGTACAGCCTGGATGGCCAAGATGTCACTTACACCATTGAATTCCCCCTGTGCCCACAGGGAGATGGCCG gctggctgggcatcGTCTGGCTGCGAGGTGCTTGATGAAGAGGTTGTTGCCAGAGTCTGTGAGTGGGTCAGGGGAGGAACCAAGACATCGTGCAGTTGAGATCAGCCTCACTTCAGGGATCATCTGCCCCTTTACCAGCTATGTGGGGGTTCGCACACCACAGAGGGTCACCTGGTACCAAA GGCCCCTGGCACTGTTGCCACCCCGCCAGTCACTCATCCCCTGCCAGATCGTTGAACTTCGTGGCTCCAGGATCTCTTCCTGCTATCCTAAGAGCATCTGGGTCCCACCTGGCTGGCTGACAGCGGTGCGTGCATCATGGCTTGCCCTCCGTCAACTTACCCATGACATTGCTGCCCTGCCCCAGAGGAGAGCTTGCTCAAAAG CATgtaaaccaccaccaccacttttttcttctctcaagtaTGTGGATCCCATGGAATTTGGTTTGTGCTCTTCAACTTTGTGGCGATGGTGCCCTGAAGCCGCTGCCAAGTGTCAGGAGCTGGTGGCCCTGCAGAATGCAGATGGCTCCTGGGCCCTCAGCTCAGGACTGGCCTCTGTGCTAGAAGTTGATGAGGATGAAATCAAGGGAAAGATGCCTGATGAG GTCATGGAGCCAAGCATCTGGGCCACAGTGATGGCTGTGACGTGGCTACACAGACATGACGAGTATTACCAAGACCTCTGTGAGCTGCTGGAGGCCAAGGCTGTGACCTGGCTGTGCAGCCAAGCTG TGTCTCAGCTGGACAAGTGCCTGGAGACAGCCAACACCCTCCTTGGGAGCAGCGTGAAGCCAAGTGTTTTCAGGCTCTGA
- the LOC141732520 gene encoding von Willebrand factor A domain-containing protein 5A-like isoform X6, whose protein sequence is MWHQSFGLLGKSYAHDTTGSFFLGKWLRVPLYPVSLCSAVVDVAIQDYVADVAAELIYQNKSQTSTEVLFVFPLGPHMAIYSFQARSEDAKVHAVLQDEVQQPHEATGGWENLEYLRDQSEYPGEAFACFLGTLSPGREVVVTLRYVQELPREPDGAARFVLSPTLNPYGTLYVWNCRTSKLHYSLLLTASLQSPRGVVDVQANFALTPLIYTAQDHSTAQAPLLQVSLAGSPQCHHDLELLVYYGDPTAVSAVVEKGDPEAPPGSLLGDPMVLVTLAPSIPEAVPGQRQSGEFIFLLNTTFLEHAQDSLLFLLKSLPLGCYFNIYCYEETSVGIYSQSVEYTQDNLTEAMRRIPSTGSSLGDSNLLETLRSVYNTPRPHRHPRQLFIFMAGLPPDVEAIAAEVCRHRNSHRCFSFCFSEDSAALAMALAKETGGEAAYVSSDNRRSFVVLKCLKQALKPAAEGVSLSWTLPRGLEVEVLGGTPQSIFQGQHNLLYAQIHGQAQDTTVAKGVMTLQYSLDGQDVTYTIEFPLCPQGDGRLAGHRLAARCLMKRLLPESVSGSGEEPRHRAVEISLTSGIICPFTSYVGVRTPQRVTWYQRPLALLPPRQSLIPCQIVELRGSRISSCYPKSIWVPPGWLTAVRASWLALRQLTHDIAALPQRRACSKACKPPPPLFSSLKYVDPMEFGLCSSTLWRWCPEAAAKCQELVALQNADGSWALSSGLASVLEVDEDEIKGKMPDEVMEPSIWATVMAVTWLHRHDEYYQDLCELLEAKAVTWLCSQAVSQLDKCLETANTLLGSSVKPSVFRL, encoded by the exons ATGTGGCATCAGAGCTTTGGACTTCTAGGAAAATCCTACGCCCATGACA CAACAGGATCCTTTTTCCTGGGGAAGTGGCTCCGCGTACCCCTGTACCCAGTATCTCTGTGCAGTGCTGTTGTAGATGTTGCTATCCAGGATTATGTGGCTGATGTGGCTGCCGAACTTATCTACCAGAATAAGAGTCAGACCTCCACGGAAGTCCTCTTCGTCTTCCCCCTGGGCCCTCACATGGCCATCTACTCCTTCCAGGCCCGCAGTGAGGACGCCAAGGTCCACGCTGTGCTGCAAGATGAG gTCCAGCAGCCGCACGAGGCTACAGGGGGCTGGGAGAATCTGGAATACCTTCGGGATCAGTCTGAGTATCCAGGCGAGGCATTTGCCTGCTTCCTGGGCACCCTGTCCCCTGGCAGGGAGGTGGTCGTGACCTTGCGCTACGTCCAAGAGCTGCCACGGGAGCCAGATGGAGCAGCCCGTTTTGTGCTGTCACCCACACTGAATCCCTACGGAACACTCTATG TCTGGAATTGTCGCACTAGCAAGCTGCACTACAGCCTGCTGCTCACCGCTAGCCTACAGTCACCCCGTGGAGTGGTCGATGTCCAGGCCAACTTTGCCCTCACCCCTTTGATCTACACTGCCCAGGACCACAGCACTGCACAG GCACCCCTTCTTCAGGTCTCACTGGCTGGCAGCCCCCAATGTCATCATGATTTGGAGCTGCTGGTATATTATGGAGACCCCACTGCAGTCAGTGCTGTGGTGGAGAAGGGAGACCCTGAGGCCCCTCCAG gctccctccttGGTGACCCCATGGTGTTGGTGACGCTGGCACCCAGCATCCCTGAGGCAGTGCCTGGGCAGCGCCAGTCTGGAGAGTTCATCTTCCTCCTGAACACCACATTCCTCGAGCATGCACAG gactccctgctcttccttctcaaaAGCCTGCCCCTGGGCTGCTACTTCAACATCTACTGCTATGAAGAAACCTCTGTGGGCATCTACTC GCAAAGTGTCGAATATACTCAGGACAACCTGACCGAGGCCATGCGGCGCATCCCCTCCACCGGCTCCAGTCTGGGTGACTCCAATCTGCTGGAAACCCTCCGCTCAGTCTACAATACCCCTCGTCCCCACCGCCATCCACGACAG CTCTTCATCTTTATGGCTGGGCTACCCCCTGATGTGGAAGCCATTGCAGCTGAGGTCTGCCGTCACCGCAACAGCCACCG gtgtttctccttctgcttctctgagGACAGCGCTGCCCTGGCTATGGCCCTGGCCAAGGAGACAGGGGGTGAAGCTGCCTACGTCTCCTCTGACAACAGGAGGAGCTTTGTG GTGCTGAAGTGCCTGAAGCAGGCCCTCAAGCCAGCAGCTGAGGGAGTCTCTCTGAGCTGGACCCTGCCCCGCGGCCTGGAGGTTGAGGTGCTGGGGGGCACTCCTCAATCCATCTTCCAGGGTCAACACAACCTCCTCTATGCCCAGATCCATGGACAGGCACAG GATACAACAGTGGCCAAAGGGGTCATGACCTTGCAGTACAGCCTGGATGGCCAAGATGTCACTTACACCATTGAATTCCCCCTGTGCCCACAGGGAGATGGCCG gctggctgggcatcGTCTGGCTGCGAGGTGCTTGATGAAGAGGTTGTTGCCAGAGTCTGTGAGTGGGTCAGGGGAGGAACCAAGACATCGTGCAGTTGAGATCAGCCTCACTTCAGGGATCATCTGCCCCTTTACCAGCTATGTGGGGGTTCGCACACCACAGAGGGTCACCTGGTACCAAA GGCCCCTGGCACTGTTGCCACCCCGCCAGTCACTCATCCCCTGCCAGATCGTTGAACTTCGTGGCTCCAGGATCTCTTCCTGCTATCCTAAGAGCATCTGGGTCCCACCTGGCTGGCTGACAGCGGTGCGTGCATCATGGCTTGCCCTCCGTCAACTTACCCATGACATTGCTGCCCTGCCCCAGAGGAGAGCTTGCTCAAAAG CATgtaaaccaccaccaccacttttttcttctctcaagtaTGTGGATCCCATGGAATTTGGTTTGTGCTCTTCAACTTTGTGGCGATGGTGCCCTGAAGCCGCTGCCAAGTGTCAGGAGCTGGTGGCCCTGCAGAATGCAGATGGCTCCTGGGCCCTCAGCTCAGGACTGGCCTCTGTGCTAGAAGTTGATGAGGATGAAATCAAGGGAAAGATGCCTGATGAG GTCATGGAGCCAAGCATCTGGGCCACAGTGATGGCTGTGACGTGGCTACACAGACATGACGAGTATTACCAAGACCTCTGTGAGCTGCTGGAGGCCAAGGCTGTGACCTGGCTGTGCAGCCAAGCTG TGTCTCAGCTGGACAAGTGCCTGGAGACAGCCAACACCCTCCTTGGGAGCAGCGTGAAGCCAAGTGTTTTCAGGCTCTGA
- the LOC141732520 gene encoding von Willebrand factor A domain-containing protein 5A-like isoform X4, with protein MLGVESRPLQCRDTPGDNPVLMNRDSGPLGLLWLYMKNLLVCRSPEMWHQSFGLLGKSYAHDTTGSFFLGKWLRVPLYPVSLCSAVVDVAIQDYVADVAAELIYQNKSQTSTEVLFVFPLGPHMAIYSFQARSEDAKVHAVLQDEVQQPHEATGGWENLEYLRDQSEYPGEAFACFLGTLSPGREVVVTLRYVQELPREPDGAARFVLSPTLNPYGTLYVWNCRTSKLHYSLLLTASLQSPRGVVDVQANFALTPLIYTAQDHSTAQVSLAGSPQCHHDLELLVYYGDPTAVSAVVEKGDPEAPPGSLLGDPMVLVTLAPSIPEAVPGQRQSGEFIFLLNTTFLEHAQDSLLFLLKSLPLGCYFNIYCYEETSVGIYSQSVEYTQDNLTEAMRRIPSTGSSLGDSNLLETLRSVYNTPRPHRHPRQLFIFMAGLPPDVEAIAAEVCRHRNSHRCFSFCFSEDSAALAMALAKETGGEAAYVSSDNRRSFVVLKCLKQALKPAAEGVSLSWTLPRGLEVEVLGGTPQSIFQGQHNLLYAQIHGQAQDTTVAKGVMTLQYSLDGQDVTYTIEFPLCPQGDGRLAGHRLAARCLMKRLLPESVSGSGEEPRHRAVEISLTSGIICPFTSYVGVRTPQRVTWYQRPLALLPPRQSLIPCQIVELRGSRISSCYPKSIWVPPGWLTAVRASWLALRQLTHDIAALPQRRACSKACKPPPPLFSSLKYVDPMEFGLCSSTLWRWCPEAAAKCQELVALQNADGSWALSSGLASVLEVDEDEIKGKMPDEVMEPSIWATVMAVTWLHRHDEYYQDLCELLEAKAVTWLCSQAVSQLDKCLETANTLLGSSVKPSVFRL; from the exons ATGCTGGGGGTGGAGTCCAGACCTCTTCAATGCAGAGATACTCCTGGTGACAACCCAGTGCTCATGAACAGGGATTCTGGACCCCTGGGTTTGCTTTGGCTATACATG AAGAACCTTCTTGTCTGCAGGTCTCCAGAAATGTGGCATCAGAGCTTTGGACTTCTAGGAAAATCCTACGCCCATGACA CAACAGGATCCTTTTTCCTGGGGAAGTGGCTCCGCGTACCCCTGTACCCAGTATCTCTGTGCAGTGCTGTTGTAGATGTTGCTATCCAGGATTATGTGGCTGATGTGGCTGCCGAACTTATCTACCAGAATAAGAGTCAGACCTCCACGGAAGTCCTCTTCGTCTTCCCCCTGGGCCCTCACATGGCCATCTACTCCTTCCAGGCCCGCAGTGAGGACGCCAAGGTCCACGCTGTGCTGCAAGATGAG gTCCAGCAGCCGCACGAGGCTACAGGGGGCTGGGAGAATCTGGAATACCTTCGGGATCAGTCTGAGTATCCAGGCGAGGCATTTGCCTGCTTCCTGGGCACCCTGTCCCCTGGCAGGGAGGTGGTCGTGACCTTGCGCTACGTCCAAGAGCTGCCACGGGAGCCAGATGGAGCAGCCCGTTTTGTGCTGTCACCCACACTGAATCCCTACGGAACACTCTATG TCTGGAATTGTCGCACTAGCAAGCTGCACTACAGCCTGCTGCTCACCGCTAGCCTACAGTCACCCCGTGGAGTGGTCGATGTCCAGGCCAACTTTGCCCTCACCCCTTTGATCTACACTGCCCAGGACCACAGCACTGCACAG GTCTCACTGGCTGGCAGCCCCCAATGTCATCATGATTTGGAGCTGCTGGTATATTATGGAGACCCCACTGCAGTCAGTGCTGTGGTGGAGAAGGGAGACCCTGAGGCCCCTCCAG gctccctccttGGTGACCCCATGGTGTTGGTGACGCTGGCACCCAGCATCCCTGAGGCAGTGCCTGGGCAGCGCCAGTCTGGAGAGTTCATCTTCCTCCTGAACACCACATTCCTCGAGCATGCACAG gactccctgctcttccttctcaaaAGCCTGCCCCTGGGCTGCTACTTCAACATCTACTGCTATGAAGAAACCTCTGTGGGCATCTACTC GCAAAGTGTCGAATATACTCAGGACAACCTGACCGAGGCCATGCGGCGCATCCCCTCCACCGGCTCCAGTCTGGGTGACTCCAATCTGCTGGAAACCCTCCGCTCAGTCTACAATACCCCTCGTCCCCACCGCCATCCACGACAG CTCTTCATCTTTATGGCTGGGCTACCCCCTGATGTGGAAGCCATTGCAGCTGAGGTCTGCCGTCACCGCAACAGCCACCG gtgtttctccttctgcttctctgagGACAGCGCTGCCCTGGCTATGGCCCTGGCCAAGGAGACAGGGGGTGAAGCTGCCTACGTCTCCTCTGACAACAGGAGGAGCTTTGTG GTGCTGAAGTGCCTGAAGCAGGCCCTCAAGCCAGCAGCTGAGGGAGTCTCTCTGAGCTGGACCCTGCCCCGCGGCCTGGAGGTTGAGGTGCTGGGGGGCACTCCTCAATCCATCTTCCAGGGTCAACACAACCTCCTCTATGCCCAGATCCATGGACAGGCACAG GATACAACAGTGGCCAAAGGGGTCATGACCTTGCAGTACAGCCTGGATGGCCAAGATGTCACTTACACCATTGAATTCCCCCTGTGCCCACAGGGAGATGGCCG gctggctgggcatcGTCTGGCTGCGAGGTGCTTGATGAAGAGGTTGTTGCCAGAGTCTGTGAGTGGGTCAGGGGAGGAACCAAGACATCGTGCAGTTGAGATCAGCCTCACTTCAGGGATCATCTGCCCCTTTACCAGCTATGTGGGGGTTCGCACACCACAGAGGGTCACCTGGTACCAAA GGCCCCTGGCACTGTTGCCACCCCGCCAGTCACTCATCCCCTGCCAGATCGTTGAACTTCGTGGCTCCAGGATCTCTTCCTGCTATCCTAAGAGCATCTGGGTCCCACCTGGCTGGCTGACAGCGGTGCGTGCATCATGGCTTGCCCTCCGTCAACTTACCCATGACATTGCTGCCCTGCCCCAGAGGAGAGCTTGCTCAAAAG CATgtaaaccaccaccaccacttttttcttctctcaagtaTGTGGATCCCATGGAATTTGGTTTGTGCTCTTCAACTTTGTGGCGATGGTGCCCTGAAGCCGCTGCCAAGTGTCAGGAGCTGGTGGCCCTGCAGAATGCAGATGGCTCCTGGGCCCTCAGCTCAGGACTGGCCTCTGTGCTAGAAGTTGATGAGGATGAAATCAAGGGAAAGATGCCTGATGAG GTCATGGAGCCAAGCATCTGGGCCACAGTGATGGCTGTGACGTGGCTACACAGACATGACGAGTATTACCAAGACCTCTGTGAGCTGCTGGAGGCCAAGGCTGTGACCTGGCTGTGCAGCCAAGCTG TGTCTCAGCTGGACAAGTGCCTGGAGACAGCCAACACCCTCCTTGGGAGCAGCGTGAAGCCAAGTGTTTTCAGGCTCTGA